In Pyrus communis chromosome 15, drPyrComm1.1, whole genome shotgun sequence, the genomic stretch ACTTAATCAAGAAACTAGGacaatttttaacttttattaagACAAATGTTATCTTACTAGCAAGATCAGTCGTTGAAATTAATCAATGATCTAAAATAATCATCAAATGTTATTAAGTTAAATAATATAGTACTTATTTATTTCTATcttttaaaatcatcaaaattcaaaaaaaaaaaaaaaaagaataccaTAAAATCTTTACATATATGTTACTTTTCCataaaataaagaacaatgGGCACTAGGCTTGGGACCCACGCACAGTCCCTCCCCTGTCATCGAGACAAAAAAACACCTTATATAAATAGTATACACTTGTAACATGtaaaagaattttaacgaaaaacttccggtgctatttatttttgggaaaaatcatatttttacactaaaaaatcaatcatagtactatttaatttaccttttattttgtttttattgttaaaactcaatatttttaaacatttttctttaattttttctttataattttgtcatgttaaataattaataaaatattatattacgGAATCAAAATATCACGTTACGTTATAATCACATGTCATATAAGTTGTCTCTGCAGTGCGGTGGGGCATACTCGTGAAGTCTTATTCGCATTCACATGCCCTTTTTGCTGTTCTGGGACATCTTCAAAACATGTGAATACTCAAACCGCATTAGTTAATCATTGTACATGTTTCCACCGACTCTGCAGCCGGCTGGCATGTAACCGGATGGGACGGAGTGAGggaattattttttcaataggTCTAagtacttaaaaaataaaatatttctttaattatataataaataacatgCAATATACCATTTTATATTCTgagcacaataaaaaatttcttaaagAAAATAGGCGTTGGTGTTGTTGTATTGTACTGAACAAATGTTCTACCTTTGAATTGTTGTAGATCGGAAATGAACGTTGGATTGGTGGTGCTGAATGGAGAAGGTGTAATGAGAAGGGAAAATAATTTTCGCACACTATGCATGGATGTGCTAAGAGAAAACGGGATACACATAAATCGCTTCTCAATTGCTTTCGTATTTTCCAttttacctttgtttttgcTATTATCGGATTTTCCCTTTTGTGAAAATGTAACAAGGATAAAGTTTGATcctaagataaaaaaaatataaatcatagattCGAGTAATTACATGTCGTCTGAATAGCATAAGATTAAGAGTGATAAATAATCACCTAACAGCCTCttaattaaattacaaaaaataaatacaaacaacaaagccttatcccactaagtgtgATTGGCTGCGTGAATCGTAAAATGTCACTACGCTCGATTTTGCGCCACGTCTTCTGACAAAACATAAATCAATGGAAAATATAAACCAAAACTGCTGTAGTGGCCAATCCCACTACTATAACTCAGATTTGAAGCTCAACCTGCAAGCCACCACAATGAGCTTCCAAAATTTAACTATCCTTCTATTCCTTGCATGAAAAAAGTAGGCGACTAGATTAATATCCTCACAGCAGACTTGATGGCAAGTAGCTCCTCTTCCCCGACTTTCTTCCACGCCCCGCCTATCATGAGATGTCCGTCGACATCTTCTGGTGATAGAACATCCTCACCTTCCGATGCAAAACCATCCGATGTCACCCTCATCTTCTTAGCACATGGGTTATCTAGTAGCTGCATTTCAGAACTATTTCTCTTGACGCTGCATTGGTTCAACTCCCACAACTCTTTTCTTCCTAGTAATTCAGAAACCTTTTCCGGGACATTGTTAACGTCCAGAACAGGAAGGCAGCCCGAAGACCCTACAGCTCGAGGCAACATTCCTATTGGACACGGGTTCCATGATTTTGACAGAACCCATCTGTTAGTGTTTCCGACATCAGCATCTGCGGTCTTAACTGCTTTGCTCTTCCTTATGCGACGCTTAATCAGCTCTAGCTTCTCTGCCGCATGACTTATAGATTCTTCTTGCTCGTTAAATTGATTATTTGAGTTTATACGAACAGCTTCTTCTTCAGTACCATCCGAATTTGATGAAACAAACGAAGAGAATTTGTGCAGTTTTCCCACTAGGAAGCTGTCCCCTGTCAGCTGTGCAAGATGGGCGGCAGAATCCACGAGCTTGTTATTAGCAGAAGCTGATACAATAAGACATTTATGTAGGAGTTCCATCAGAATTGCTTTTGAGATAGTTTTTTCTGCTGAAGAAACTTTGATTACGACTGCAGAGTCTTTTTCTTGGCGAGGCTTTAATCCTTCGAAATTTCCAACGAGCCAAGTAAACAGAGAAGAGAGGTGTTCAACTTGGAGTATCTCTGCCCCACGGTCTGATGATGTGTGAAACCGTCCTAGACAAATTCATAAACTTAGCAACCAAGATAAGAACATTTGGATAATTTAAAGTTTTGGTGAGTATGTCTAGCTGTACCAAATGACGTTGAATTCATGCTATGAACTGAGAATATCAGATACAATTAGGGAAGGAAATTACCCACCATGCAAATTCAAAAACTCCCTAAACTCAAGAAATCAGACTGTTCTGATGTGATTGTTATTACCGACTAGATCACTTAACGATGTTCAGGATAAAAAAGCAACCTAGTTACCCTGTCAAATATAATTTGAATCTATACACAACCTCAGCATAACTTCTACCAGTCTATATCTGAATATGGAACAAATAATACAAAGAATAGGTCACAGGATTACCGGTCTCATACATCACTGCTTCCTGAGTCTCAATCTTATCAAGAACTGCATTCAGAAGAGCCAGAAGCAACTCCGGTtccttatttaaaatttttgttatcACAAGCTTCCACTCGTTCAACGAAATAAGTAGTCTTGGGCCAGTTTGGGTGTTTACTGGAAGATCTGAGGAGTCTGAGGAATTTATAGCCTCCAACAAGAACTCCAACAGTACAGAAACAACCTCTGAGGAGAACGAAGAATACATCCCAATAAGACTTTTCAATATCTTCGTAAGGTCTTTTTTTGAACCTGGATATGAAGCACCTCAATTAATAACCATACTTACAAAACATCAATATGTTCAAAAGACATCCTTCAAAAATAAGATGACAGATTGGGATTGCTCTCTACTTGCCCAATCGATGGAGAAATAATGTTCATTAATCATGGACATCGCATCAGAATTAAGATCGCTGTGAGAGCATACTATAAGAGAGAGTGAGGAACATTTTCTGAACATTTTAATCAACAATACGAATAAGACATGCAAgtataaaaagagaaatatgCAGGTGTAgcattacaaataaaaaatgttaaatcaaacccaaaacatGACATACAGATGGACTACATGGAGATATCTCAGTAGAGAGTATACATTGTACACATGATACATGCCGATAATGACTTCTCTACAACAGCTTAGCTATGTAAATTCCATTTCCTAGGAACACAACGTAACAATCAATGGTTTTCTGACCTTCCCATGTGATTGCGAGATAGCTTGCTGATTGAAATACAAACTATGATAAACCATTCCCATTCCATCAAAATGTATCTtttccaaaacaaacaaaaaaataaaaataaaagtaaaaaaacttTGAAAATGCATTTCAGCATTGGAGAAAATTACAGATTTGTAATTTTACGTACATTTTATATTCTGTCATAAAATAATTATGGTCTAAGATTATTCCTTTACAAAGAATGGGTGAAAACTGAAGACAAAGTCCTAACCAGACAAAAACATCACAATCCCTACAAAATGTAGCTGCTGCACGTAACATGAAAAGATATATATGGTGTAATGCGTATTTGCTCTCAATCCAAAAGCATTGGAAAATATTGTATCCTATATATATCTTTTCATGTTATGTGCAGCAGCTACATTTTGTAGGGATTGTGATGTTTTTGCTCTCAACCTGCAAGCAGCAATGGTAATGGCAAATGGAGAAGATGAAGTAGAAGGGAGCAGAGCtccaatatatttttgtgtttgtattTCTTTCTGTAAATTCTGATCTGATTACAATACTGAGAGCTAGTGCTCTTATACAAGTACAACTCAACATGCCAGCTGGCCAATTATGACAAACTTCTCTAAAACAGGAATAAGCCTGATAATCCCAAGATTAAAACCTTTAATAGTGATTAAGCTAATCACTAATTGCAGATCATATCATATAATCAATCTaacttgaagaaaataaatttcCATACCACGCTTTTTCTTGACTTTTGAAGAATGGGGCTGAGGAGTCTCCTTAACTCTTAAACAGAAGGCCAATTCATGGAATTTAGACCTAATTTCATTTCTGATCTCAGCAGTTTCATTACCATGAAAtggaattttcttcttctgagGCTCCCAGTAATAACACTTTAACCAATCAAGGGCCTAAAAACACCAACCATGGATAATGTTTAACTTCTCAAATTTAAAGCAAGTCATCCTTTTCATAACTTGTATATAATCATTGAAGTATTTCAGtaggaaaaaaagaaggtaaGGGGAACAAATTGTCATAAACTAAAATGAACTTGTAACAGAGGAGCCATAAAGGGTTAAGATAACTGTAAAGGGTCCTTTTTATCCTCAAAAATGACTTAGTAATATCTGGTAATTAAGAGACTAACCGTAAAGGGTTTGTTTTCAGAAACAAGTTTAATCTTCCCTaatcttttcttctctttttgggTCAATTAATCTTTCCCTATTCAAGATCTGAAAGTTCTAGCCCACGAAAGTGACTAGAAACATAGAGAGATAATAATATCATTTTGGTACGATTGAAATGCAGAACATGATGTTTTTCCAGCCAAAATAGGCTGGAATAACGTCAAGTGTAGAAAACCTGAAATAAGAATCTAGTCTCATCAGAAAATATTTCCCTATGTTTATATGGAAAAAGAAAGCCGGTTTTCACAACTTAATAGAATTCAGAGATATTATCAATAAAACCAACATTCTGTGCAGCACCCACAAGTAGTTAAATCAAACATCAAGGGAAGTCTTACTAGGATTCTCTTATAATTATTCATCACCAAATAAACTAGATTAGTGGAACATAAAATCTAAAGATTATGATTAAGCATTTGAAGAACTTGAAGGTGGGATTTTTTTGATTTACCAAGCATGATATGTACCTTAAGTGAAGCAGTACGAACAACGACAAGTGTGGGAAGTTCGCGGTGAGATCCCTCTGAAAATTAAAGCAATAAaatggtaaaaaataaaaataaaaaagatcaaTGTGCAGTATCATGAGTGTTTAAAAATTACTTTAAATACCAAAAGCCCTGTGCGCAAGGTAGACATAAGTCGAATGGGCATGGTTGATTATCCAACAGAAAGGCCTAAAAGCTTAACCAACTAACAAAAgattacaaaataaaagttgAAGCTGCTCACCATGACGAATATCAATCAGTGTACGTGGAATGCCGATTGCATCGGCAGCCACAGCAATTGAAACCTCAGTTTTTTTCCGTGTCTTCTCAACCACACCATTCACAAGCCTTCAGAAACAAGACAACATGTGTGAAGGTGATTTATTTATGTAGCATCACATGCAACAATGATAAACAGAAAAAGGAGGCAGAAATAAATACGAGCTTAAACATTAATCCCCTATAAATACTGAATTTCTCCGTTCTGTCTAACCATGAAAACCTCAAAAACTGTGTTGATATATCAGTTATGTGATGGAAAaagctttaaaaaaaatctgCATGCTATACTTACAAGAACCCATAGCACaagatattttaaattgaagataacAAGCAGTGAATACGTATCAAGAAAAAATTCCTGACCAAATTCCGGATGCTTAAGGACTCTGACAGATGACTGGTACTAAGAACATATACATCTACAAGAATTTAGTCAAAAGTTTTCTTCTAAAGACTTATTGAGTGACACAGTTCCAGGTATAGCTTAAACTGTATTGTAGCTGGGATAAGTCAAAGGCTATGCAATATTTGTAGAAACATGAAAAAAGACAACACTTGATGCAACCAGCTTATGTATCATACTAATTTTTTGCTCAGTTACAAGTTTAACATGCTTGCTGCCCATACATGGAACAAAGTAGTCTACCTCTCAGTCAAACCTACTACAAACTACCTCCCAAAGAGAGAGTGAAGGAGTGaaggagtgtgtgtgtgtgtgtgtgtgtgtgtttattcAGCAGTATAGCTGATCAAGGATCATGTTTTTACTAATTATTGCACTGTGCTTATTAGGACCGTACTAAATTATGCATTGATCCATCACAAAATGATAAGGATTAAAGAAAAGAATGGAGAGATTTAAtagcaaaaaattaaaggaaccTCACCTCATGATTGCCATACAGTATAACATGGCCAGCATTTCCTCTGAGAGCGAAACATCATTTGATTGAGCTGATCTGCAATTATCTAAAGCATCATTTGACTGGTCCTTTCTGTAAGTCAAAAACACATACACGAAGTTGGCAAAGTAGGACAATCTTTTgaagaaattcaaaacaatataTGAGATAGATATACAAACAAAaccacaaagaaaacaacatttaGCATGAAGAATCCCCTCCCCCATCCCTACCCCCACTGGGTAAAAAAGGATAGAAGAAGTTGATCCAAACAGGCGCAGAGGAGTTGGGAGTAAAGGGTACCTAAAGTGAGGATCTTTTTGCTGAATTTCAATAATTGATGCTGTAACTTCAATCACAATAGGAAGACAGCCTCTGCTTCTCCATGTTGATATCTGCAAACAACAATTCAAACATCAAAAGAATTTATGTCAATGCCAGAAACctccaaaaaaattcaataagAAGGAAAAACCTcttcaaaaaaataattgtgttcattattttcaaaatcataGCCACCATACACAAGATTCAAACAGATTCAACAATACGCTAAGAATTTAATTATGAGCCCGTCCAAACAATTATTTCCTTTACTACTAGAGAGACTAACAAAACAAGGAGGCATATCCACGTGAAATTTCTAACATAACATTATCTTTGAAAAACATTCCATGGTAAGCAAAATGAAAACATGAAGTTGGGTTTCTCTTACTCTTCTCAAAGCGGAGGCCACAATATCAGGTGAATTAGAAAAGAGAGATTCTTCAACAAAAAACCATTCATCCCAGCTCAACCAGGGAACCAATTTGTAGCTGtacgatgatgatgatgatgacaacGACGATATACCCAGCTCCTCATTATCTCTTGATTCTTCCGTAAACCCTAAAAGTTCCTCCATTAGAACTCTTCCACCCGCTCTACACaactaataacaaaaaaaacgtACAAATGAGAGAATAACAATAGGAAGTTTTATacgaaatacaaaataaattcccagattaaaactcaaaagagGTAGCTATAATTCTGAGCTCTGATGCACGATACTTTACATTCTCTATCCTATTTAAAGCACACAATATCAGAAATTCAGCCCCAACTGAAGTATTAACATGATTGTCCAattcttttggttttatatgCACTAATTAAAACTGCTATTGCTACTGCAGCTCTGGATCAATCCAAAAGCCCTAATGCTTGAATAAAACTGACAAGCTAccttaaaagaaaaagacagcTTTATATATCTTTCAGTTACCTTGTTGAATCAAAACTCAGGCACCACTAGCTTCAATAATAACCTAACACAAAACCAACAACACAACAAACCATCTCTAGTTTCACTTGTGATTGATTATGATATAATAATGGACCATATAAACAAAAGAAGGAGATGGCAGAAAAGATGACAATTAACACCAAGAGTACAGCTGCACACATTAGGCGAAAGTAGATGTCAGCACAGTTTCCTAGCTAACAAGGTAGCACAAGAATCATTACAATCATGAAATAAACATTGATGTCTTAGAGAGAActgtttcttcattttctcaGTTCACCCTAAAATAAACGAAATCAAAACGTTGAGACCTTCAAGATCCTCGTTGTCTGATTTCTAAACTAAACCAACGTGAAGAACTTCATCCTTCATGCGGAGGACATTTATTCCAACACATTCATGATATCATATATGGACACAAAGAATGAGAACTTTTGTATATCAATTAGACTTTTGACCACCCTCTCGTCCCAAACTAGAAGGCACTCGATCGACTGACCCTAAAGGATATCCTAAGTTATAACTATGAAAGTAAGGCACACCAAGGGTAGGaaaaaacaagagagagaagCCAATCTCAACATTTAACCTACTCGATAACCGTTTAACGAATAATTGTGCAcagtatgccatgtcaaatgaaAAAAAGTAAGAAACATTGGTAGCATTTTCTCAGTCCTCCAACTTCATCCCCACCAAAATTATGCTATCATTAAGGATTATATAGGAGGTTGGAGTTAGGCTATGAGAGCTTGTTCAACTTCAGTTCACCAACTATAAACCCATTTCAAAATTTACACCCAATGCAAAAAGAATCACCTATCAAATCcaattaccatttttttttctctctaggattcaaattcaatttttttttcctgcaaaaACTGCAAAACCATCCacacaaaaaaacaattttaattttactgAATAGCAATCAAGATAAAAGAAAGATTCCAAATTTAACACTCAAATTGACAGAACAAGTATGAGCTTCTTCAGTATGAAATTAAGGGAATACCAAAACTAGCAACGGAAAAATTGTTCTAGAAAATCCAAATTTCCCAACTCACCAGCCAACTCGGCCGCCAGAAGCCGAGACAAACACTATGACCGGCTTGGAAACGGCTGCGGAGTGGCTTGAAAGAAGGTTGAAGCGACGGCGGCTGGGAAAAAGGTTGCAGCGAcgggaggaagagagaaaaacaaaaaaattaagacGCCAAACCACACGACGCCGTTAAGGAGAGATTTTAGAGTTCCGCAACTCCAACTCACTTATGTCAGTGGTGTTCCCGACCAATAGAAATTAGACACCTGGATTATTTAATACTATAAACGGAAAGAAATTCTATTAATACAAACACTAACATGAAAGGTCTTCAAAATCCTTTAGAATTCTTACATAATATCTATTTGgaatttacataatcacacatcgtgtagtaaaaaattattgtaaattattttatttaaaattgaatataaacagttattgacgaaaattgattctatgatgtacgatgaatgaataTGATTGGAGGATCTAGTGAGGATCCTCTCTCGGGAgtgaacaatttttttaagtgaaatattattaaattcgAATAGAAACGTTtacataaaaagttaaaagtattGAACAATCAGTCTGATTCGGTTAGGAGTAACCATTAAATGGGCTCATTTTAGCCCAATTGGAGGGCCCAACAGTATCAATACACTTGTCGCTccgcctctctctctccctcccccctCGGTCTCGCGGGAACGCTCGTGCTGTACCCGTTTTTTGAAAAGTTGCGAAACGGTTTACTTCTTCAAATAATCAGCTGCTCCTGCAGTGGTACAGtatctttctctccctctttcgactaaagtttgaatttttattagttCCTTGGTTGTTGATGAATCTAGGGTTTTCTGCAATTgtttaatttacttgtttttagggttttgtgttGCTTTGACTGAATTTGGGTTAGAGAATtgctgggaaaaaaaaaagcacatttTTTCTTAAGTTACTGAAGTTTGTTTGGGTTGTTTTTATCAATGGTTTATGATTGGTTTAAATTGGAGACGTTTTACATGTAATTTGAAAGTTTTAATTCACCgaaaaagttgaaatttttttatgttttggtttctccaattgcaatttaatttcttggatttgtttttgttagtcTGTATAAAAGGAGactggtttcttttttttttaaattaatttttgctTAAAAAAGAATGAAGCTGTACTTAAATGAAATTATACCTTAATTAGCTTTGGTGAATGGTTATGTGCAGTGTGGAGCAGGGACAGATTAGTTTTTGGTTAGGAGATGAAGCGGAAGCGAAAGAACAAAAAAGGAAAGCCCAAAGGGTCTGTAGCAGGAGGAAATGAGGCAATTTCAAGTGGGGCAATTGTAAATTTGGAGGATGGTACAAGTATGGATGAAGATGGTAATTACTATAATAAGTATGAGTCTGGAATGGTCGACCAGGACTGATCAGCATATCAATCTTGCCAATATTAAATCCTGACGGCTCAATTGATAGGGGAGTTGGGAAATCAGTGGGAAGAGTTAAAGTGAAGCTTAGGACTTTGAGAACAATGGATTCTCAGCCTACTTCTGATGCATACACAGAAAGTGATACAGATAAGAGTGGCCAACAAGTTGGTTTGGAAAGACAAGGTGTGGTTTCTGAGAAAATGGAGGATAGTGCCAAATCATTGCATGAAGTAAACGTTGGTGCTTCTGGGAACGCGTCGAAGAAAACTGGGAGTGTAAAGATTAAAACATCAAAGGAGTTGGGGTCTAGTGTCAACCACAGTATTGATCCTGTTCCTGCACGGACTGAGAGTCCACATAAAAGAGAATCGAAGGAGGCTGGTGAAGATTCTCGTTATAACAAGCAAGAATTAGATACTGCACCGACGGTATGTTAAGAATTTTGAAATAAATCGTGTTTCTTTTGGGTCATGTAAACCTTTAATTTAGTGTCGTCGGTTTCTGTTTCAAGTGTGCTTTGGTGTACGTGCTTATACTTGTCTTCACTTATCACTTACACAGATGGTAAAGAAGGTGATGAAAATGGATGCTTCTGAACCCTTTAATGTCCCTATGAATCCTGAAGCTTTGGGAATACCTATTCCTTTTCCAAGAAGTAGACattgtaaattatattttataagcCTGAGGCTTAATTCAGTTGTATAGCCCATTGTTTTACGCATATGCTTTTAATGGGATGTGGTTACATGTGGGCATGAGGGGTTGGTCTTCGGAGCTAGAATCAAGAAATGATTTTGTATGGATCCTTTCAAAGTGTAACCATGCTCCATAATGTAGAAAGCATATGCATACTGAAAAGTCGGTTGATTGATTTGGCTATGCTCTCAATGATTTGCTAGACGTCTGTGTGCCTCAATGAGATGATCACAACGCTCGTAGAAGTTCATTTTGCGACTCAAGTCCATCAAACGTGCTTAGTCTTTAGGAACTCTATTGATAAGATTATTCAATAGTTGTTTgtttatatttgtttcatgcgaCTCTTGTCGGATACACATTGCACAAAATTTGAACTTGAAGTCTTGAACaatgccttttctttttcttggtttttttttttttttttttggtgtgctCCATTTCATCTCTTTGAGGTTCGATTTCCGACTGTTATGCTATGAATACTGCATCATACCTAATTTCCTTTCTTCATGCTTTTATTAATGacattgtgttttgttttgtgggcTTGGGGTTTGTCTGGAATCAGGATTATTTTGATGTGATAGATACACCAATGGATTTTGGAACAATATGCAGTAATCTTGAACAGGGTCGCAAGTATAATAATTCCGAGGATGTTTTCAGAGATGTGGAGTACATTTGGAACAATTGTTATAACAGTAAGGGTGACTACATTTTGGATCTTATGAGGCGGGTGAAGAAGAATTTCACCAAGTATTGGACTGCAGCTGGGTTGTATAATGGACAACCAAGAGGAACTAATGGTGAGTGTTTTACAGCTTCGCCTTTTCCCCTTGTTGATACATTTTAGTCTTCACTTTTATAGCGCGATACTAGAAAAGCTTTtcttatgttttgagatttctTCCGTTTTCAGAAGGCATCATAAAGCGGATTGCTTATGTCCTATCTGTGTTTTAAAGCGCTGTAGAAGGGAGCGTGAGGAGAATGATCGAATTGCAAAGAGCCATGGAGCTAGTGATAATAGTCTTGTTCAAGAACTCAAGCAAGAGGTAAACTGGAAGTTTTAAACTTTTAGCCAATGGATCCATTCAGAAAATGATTTTAAAGTGGGTTTTCCCTTTGAATTCCTGCAATCAGATGCATTGCTAAGTACGTAATCaagtaaattaataaatatataaagacTACGCGAGAAATTTTAAGAGATGTCATGAACTTGTAAGATCttcgttcaaaaaaaaaaaaattgcaattttgATTCAGCGTTGAAGTTTACAGATCTAATGTACTCAATGGAGGGTGTTTTCATTTGCATACAGTATTGAAATTAGGAAGAGTAACAGGAATTCGAAATTAGGAAGAGTAACATAATAAAGGACTGTTTTGGACAGTAGCCTTTTACTAGTGAAAAAAAGGCCCTTGATAGTTAAATTGCAAACTTGGTGAATATAAGTTCTTATTACCtattatttat encodes the following:
- the LOC137716711 gene encoding uncharacterized protein isoform X2, producing MEELLGFTEESRDNEELGISSLSSSSSSYSYKLVPWLSWDEWFFVEESLFSNSPDIVASALRRISTWRSRGCLPIVIEVTASIIEIQQKDPHFRSAQSNDVSLSEEMLAMLYCMAIMRLVNGVVEKTRKKTEVSIAVAADAIGIPRTLIDIRHEGSHRELPTLVVVRTASLKALDWLKCYYWEPQKKKIPFHGNETAEIRNEIRSKFHELAFCLRVKETPQPHSSKVKKKRGSKKDLTKILKSLIGMYSSFSSEVVSVLLEFLLEAINSSDSSDLPVNTQTGPRLLISLNEWKLVITKILNKEPELLLALLNAVLDKIETQEAVMYETGRFHTSSDRGAEILQVEHLSSLFTWLVGNFEGLKPRQEKDSAVVIKVSSAEKTISKAILMELLHKCLIVSASANNKLVDSAAHLAQLTGDSFLVGKLHKFSSFVSSNSDGTEEEAVRINSNNQFNEQEESISHAAEKLELIKRRIRKSKAVKTADADVGNTNRWVLSKSWNPCPIGMLPRAVGSSGCLPVLDVNNVPEKVSELLGRKELWELNQCSVKRNSSEMQLLDNPCAKKMRVTSDGFASEGEDVLSPEDVDGHLMIGGAWKKVGEEELLAIKSAVRILI
- the LOC137716711 gene encoding uncharacterized protein isoform X1, giving the protein MEELLGFTEESRDNEELGISSLSSSSSSYSYKLVPWLSWDEWFFVEESLFSNSPDIVASALRRISTWRSRGCLPIVIEVTASIIEIQQKDPHFRKDQSNDALDNCRSAQSNDVSLSEEMLAMLYCMAIMRLVNGVVEKTRKKTEVSIAVAADAIGIPRTLIDIRHEGSHRELPTLVVVRTASLKALDWLKCYYWEPQKKKIPFHGNETAEIRNEIRSKFHELAFCLRVKETPQPHSSKVKKKRGSKKDLTKILKSLIGMYSSFSSEVVSVLLEFLLEAINSSDSSDLPVNTQTGPRLLISLNEWKLVITKILNKEPELLLALLNAVLDKIETQEAVMYETGRFHTSSDRGAEILQVEHLSSLFTWLVGNFEGLKPRQEKDSAVVIKVSSAEKTISKAILMELLHKCLIVSASANNKLVDSAAHLAQLTGDSFLVGKLHKFSSFVSSNSDGTEEEAVRINSNNQFNEQEESISHAAEKLELIKRRIRKSKAVKTADADVGNTNRWVLSKSWNPCPIGMLPRAVGSSGCLPVLDVNNVPEKVSELLGRKELWELNQCSVKRNSSEMQLLDNPCAKKMRVTSDGFASEGEDVLSPEDVDGHLMIGGAWKKVGEEELLAIKSAVRILI
- the LOC137717858 gene encoding uncharacterized protein; this encodes MDSQPTSDAYTESDTDKSGQQVGLERQGVVSEKMEDSAKSLHEVNVGASGNASKKTGSVKIKTSKELGSSVNHSIDPVPARTESPHKRESKEAGEDSRYNKQELDTAPTDYFDVIDTPMDFGTICSNLEQGRKYNNSEDVFRDVEYIWNNCYNSKGDYILDLMRRVKKNFTKYWTAAGLYNGQPRGTNEGIIKRIAYVLSVF